A single region of the Pontibacter kalidii genome encodes:
- a CDS encoding acyl-CoA desaturase, with protein sequence MAILIFFVVHWYLSLFVQTFYLHRYAAHKMFTMNPFWEKAFYLLTYIAQGSSFLSPRAYAILHRMHHAFSDTERDPHSPHFSNNAFTMMWKTKEIYNNVLNNRVEPERRFEGNYPVWPLLERIGDSYFSRIGWGVGYVLFYIAFATQWWMFLLLPLHFLMGPVHGAIVNWSGHKYGYQNFDNNDKSRNSLFFDFLTGGELFQNNHHKLPNRVNFGVKWWEVDPTWPVIWTLDKLSIIKLKPVKVKAAKPPRVKANA encoded by the coding sequence ATGGCCATACTTATCTTTTTTGTGGTGCACTGGTACCTGTCGCTTTTTGTGCAGACCTTTTACCTGCACCGCTACGCAGCACATAAAATGTTTACCATGAACCCGTTCTGGGAGAAAGCATTTTACCTGCTCACTTACATCGCGCAGGGCTCCTCGTTCCTGTCGCCGCGCGCTTACGCTATCCTGCACCGCATGCACCACGCCTTCTCCGATACGGAGCGCGACCCACACTCGCCGCACTTCTCCAACAACGCCTTCACGATGATGTGGAAGACTAAGGAGATTTACAACAACGTGCTCAACAACCGCGTGGAGCCGGAGCGCCGCTTCGAAGGCAACTACCCGGTGTGGCCGCTGCTGGAAAGAATCGGAGACTCTTACTTCTCCCGCATTGGCTGGGGTGTAGGTTATGTGCTGTTCTACATCGCCTTTGCCACGCAGTGGTGGATGTTCCTGTTGCTGCCGCTACACTTTTTGATGGGCCCGGTGCACGGCGCCATCGTGAACTGGAGCGGCCACAAGTATGGCTATCAGAACTTCGACAACAACGACAAATCCAGAAACTCACTTTTCTTTGACTTCCTGACGGGCGGCGAGTTGTTCCAAAACAACCACCACAAGCTGCCTAACCGCGTGAACTTCGGTGTGAAATGGTGGGAGGTGGACCCTACCTGGCCGGTGATCTGGACGCTCGACAAGCTAAGCATTATCAAGCTGAAGCCTGTGAAAGTAAAGGCTGCCAAGCCTCCAAGAGTAAAAGCCAACGCTTAA
- a CDS encoding cation transporter: MTNPQTETSETGFRERESLATVSRLLQAAFILSIITIIYNLAEGLVSVYFGLEDDTLSLLGFGLDSFVEVISGVGIAHMVWRMRQRPLQQRDRFERQALKITGTSFFLLAASLIVGSALKAIQGAQPETTVVGIIVSLISIFTMFFLMRYKLDVGNKLNSAPIIADAHCTRACLQLSVILLLASGLYELFHIGYVDLIGSAGIAYFAYKEGKEAWEKAKTSDLNSSCDDGCCS, translated from the coding sequence ATGACCAATCCGCAAACGGAAACATCAGAAACCGGGTTTAGGGAGCGAGAGTCCCTGGCAACCGTCTCAAGGCTACTACAGGCAGCCTTCATACTTAGTATCATCACTATTATCTACAACCTGGCTGAAGGGCTGGTATCAGTATACTTTGGCTTGGAGGATGACACCCTCTCCCTGTTAGGCTTCGGTTTGGACAGCTTTGTAGAGGTAATCTCAGGCGTGGGTATTGCGCACATGGTGTGGCGCATGCGGCAGCGCCCCTTGCAGCAACGCGACAGATTTGAGAGGCAGGCGCTGAAGATTACCGGAACCAGCTTTTTCCTGCTGGCAGCAAGCCTGATAGTCGGCAGCGCTTTAAAAGCCATACAGGGGGCGCAACCGGAAACTACGGTAGTAGGCATCATCGTTTCCCTCATTTCCATCTTTACCATGTTCTTTCTGATGCGGTATAAACTAGACGTTGGCAACAAACTGAACTCTGCCCCGATTATCGCGGACGCACATTGCACCAGGGCCTGCCTGCAGCTGTCGGTTATACTTCTGCTGGCCAGCGGCCTGTATGAGCTTTTCCATATCGGCTATGTTGACCTGATCGGCTCGGCGGGCATCGCGTATTTTGCCTACAAAGAGGGGAAAGAGGCCTGGGAGAAAGCCAAGACTTCAGACCTGAACAGCTCCTGCGACGATGGCTGTTGCTCCTAA
- the panB gene encoding 3-methyl-2-oxobutanoate hydroxymethyltransferase: MSVHKNDIKKVTTHQLQNMKERGEKISMLTAYDYSMATILDAAGVDVLLVGDSASNVMAGHETTLPITLDQMIYHASSVIRGVSRAFVVVDLPFGSYQGNSSEALRSTIRIMKESGAHGIKLEGGAEIKESITRILSAGVPVMGHLGLTPQSIYKFGTYTVRAKEEAEAQKLIDDALLLQELGCFSIVLEKIPSELAKRVAETLQIPIIGIGAGPHVDGQVLVVHDMLGINKEFKPRFLRRYADLHSIMTDAVQNYVKDVKSKDFPSEKEAY, from the coding sequence ATGTCTGTACACAAAAACGATATAAAGAAAGTTACCACGCACCAGTTACAGAACATGAAGGAGCGTGGCGAGAAGATCTCCATGCTTACCGCCTACGATTACTCCATGGCCACTATCCTAGACGCCGCCGGGGTAGACGTGCTGTTGGTAGGCGACTCTGCCTCTAACGTAATGGCGGGCCACGAGACCACGCTGCCCATTACGCTGGACCAGATGATCTACCATGCCTCTTCCGTTATAAGAGGGGTGAGCAGGGCTTTTGTGGTGGTGGATCTGCCTTTCGGGTCATACCAGGGAAATTCTTCGGAGGCGCTGCGTTCCACGATCCGCATCATGAAGGAGTCCGGGGCGCATGGCATAAAGCTGGAGGGTGGCGCCGAGATAAAGGAATCTATTACGCGTATCCTTAGCGCGGGCGTGCCGGTGATGGGCCACCTGGGCCTTACGCCGCAGTCTATTTATAAGTTCGGCACCTATACTGTGCGCGCCAAAGAGGAGGCAGAGGCGCAGAAACTGATTGACGATGCGCTGCTGCTGCAGGAGCTAGGTTGTTTCTCTATCGTTCTGGAGAAGATCCCCTCAGAGTTGGCCAAGCGTGTAGCAGAGACGCTACAGATTCCGATCATCGGCATAGGCGCTGGCCCGCACGTGGATGGGCAGGTGCTGGTGGTGCACGACATGCTGGGCATCAATAAAGAGTTTAAGCCGCGCTTCCTGCGCCGCTATGCTGACCTGCACAGCATCATGACGGATGCGGTTCAGAACTATGTAAAGGATGTAAAGAGCAAGGACTTCCCGAGCGAGAAGGAAGCGTACTAA
- the trmD gene encoding tRNA (guanosine(37)-N1)-methyltransferase TrmD, translating into MRFDIITCQPDLLESPFSHSILKRAQQKGLVEIHIHDLRQYAVNKHGQIDDYAFGGGAGMVMMIEPIDKCISELQAARTYDAIIYMTPDGQTLNQGIVNQFSLLENVIILCGHYKGVDERVRQHFVTHEISIGDYVLSGGELGAAVLADAIIRIIPGVLNDETSALTDSFQDGLLAPPVYTRPAEYKGLTVPDILMSGDTPRIEQWRFEQAVERTKQRRPDLLSE; encoded by the coding sequence ATGCGCTTCGACATCATCACGTGCCAGCCCGACCTGCTGGAAAGCCCCTTCAGCCATTCTATCCTGAAGCGGGCGCAGCAAAAAGGCCTGGTGGAGATCCACATCCACGACCTGCGCCAGTATGCCGTAAACAAGCATGGCCAGATTGATGACTATGCCTTTGGGGGCGGTGCCGGGATGGTGATGATGATCGAGCCGATTGACAAGTGCATCTCGGAACTGCAGGCCGCGCGAACGTATGATGCCATCATCTACATGACGCCGGACGGACAGACGCTGAACCAGGGCATTGTCAACCAGTTTTCGCTGCTGGAGAACGTGATCATACTTTGCGGCCACTACAAGGGTGTGGATGAGCGCGTACGGCAGCATTTCGTGACGCACGAGATCAGCATCGGGGACTATGTACTCTCCGGAGGGGAACTGGGTGCAGCCGTACTGGCAGACGCCATTATCCGCATCATTCCGGGTGTGCTGAACGACGAGACCTCGGCACTGACAGACTCTTTCCAGGATGGTTTGCTGGCCCCACCCGTGTATACCCGGCCCGCCGAGTACAAAGGCCTCACAGTGCCGGACATCCTGATGTCGGGCGACACACCAAGGATCGAGCAGTGGCGCTTTGAGCAAGCCGTGGAGCGCACCAAACAGCGCCGTCCCGACCTGCTAAGCGAGTAA
- a CDS encoding 30S ribosomal protein S16, with protein MAVKIRLARRGRKKAAIYDIVVADARAPRDGKFIEKLGTYNPNTVPAFIDFNEDKAFQWVMNGAQPTDTVKAMLSYRGILFKKHLQIGVAKGAISQETADARFNEWKETKEAKIEEKRQKVGSEKEAKRAAALEAERKVKEARAEAIRQREAEKAAANAPAAEEATEAPAEGGEGESTEEQA; from the coding sequence ATGGCAGTAAAAATCAGACTGGCCCGCAGAGGCCGCAAGAAAGCCGCTATCTACGATATCGTAGTAGCAGACGCTCGAGCACCACGTGATGGTAAATTTATCGAGAAACTGGGTACTTACAACCCGAACACTGTTCCAGCCTTCATCGACTTCAACGAAGACAAGGCGTTCCAGTGGGTAATGAACGGTGCACAGCCAACTGACACCGTAAAAGCTATGCTTTCTTACAGAGGCATCCTGTTCAAGAAACACCTGCAGATCGGTGTTGCGAAAGGCGCCATCTCTCAGGAAACTGCTGATGCTCGTTTTAACGAGTGGAAAGAAACGAAAGAGGCTAAGATCGAGGAGAAACGCCAGAAGGTAGGTTCTGAGAAAGAAGCCAAGCGTGCAGCCGCTCTGGAGGCTGAGCGTAAAGTGAAAGAGGCTCGTGCAGAGGCTATCCGTCAGCGTGAGGCTGAGAAAGCTGCTGCGAACGCTCCTGCTGCAGAAGAGGCTACTGAAGCCCCTGCGGAAGGCGGTGAAGGCGAGTCTACTGAAGAGCAAGCATAA
- the rplS gene encoding 50S ribosomal protein L19, translating into MSELIKFIEQESTDKRASFPTFQAGDTINIHVKIREGNKERIQQFQGVVIQRKNVNTNGETFTVRKVSNQIGLERIFPLLSPSIEKIELVRRGKVRRARLYYLRGLQGKAARIKERR; encoded by the coding sequence ATGAGCGAACTAATTAAATTCATTGAGCAGGAATCTACTGACAAGCGCGCCTCTTTCCCAACTTTCCAGGCGGGTGATACTATAAACATTCACGTGAAAATCCGTGAGGGTAACAAAGAGCGTATTCAGCAGTTCCAGGGTGTTGTGATTCAGCGTAAGAACGTGAACACAAACGGAGAAACGTTCACTGTAAGAAAAGTATCTAACCAGATCGGCTTAGAGCGTATCTTCCCACTTCTTTCACCTTCCATCGAAAAAATCGAGCTGGTAAGAAGAGGTAAAGTAAGAAGAGCAAGACTGTACTACCTGAGAGGGCTTCAGGGCAAGGCGGCTCGTATCAAGGAAAGAAGATAA
- a CDS encoding RluA family pseudouridine synthase, translated as MSIEVLFEDNHVLAVNKPAGLLVHGDETGDVTLADLAKEYIREKYNKPGNVFIGVVHRLDRPVSGVVLLAKTSKALARLNELFRSKKTTKTYWAVVQNRPQQEQGTLVHWLVKDSSRNITKAYAKENTAGSRSELNYKLLSTQQGKFLLEVNPITGRPHQIRVQLSSMRCPILGDLKYGASQPLPDKSIALHARRLQFTHPTLKTQVTVSAPPPAAPVWAPFK; from the coding sequence ATGAGTATAGAAGTACTTTTTGAGGATAACCATGTGCTGGCGGTAAACAAGCCTGCGGGCCTGCTGGTGCATGGCGACGAGACAGGCGACGTAACGCTGGCCGACCTGGCGAAAGAGTACATCAGGGAGAAGTATAACAAGCCGGGTAATGTCTTTATAGGCGTGGTGCACCGCCTCGACAGGCCCGTGAGTGGTGTAGTGCTACTGGCCAAAACCTCCAAGGCCCTGGCGCGTCTGAACGAGCTCTTCCGCAGCAAGAAAACCACTAAAACCTATTGGGCTGTGGTCCAAAACCGCCCGCAGCAGGAGCAGGGCACCCTGGTGCACTGGCTCGTGAAAGACAGCTCCCGCAACATAACCAAAGCTTACGCCAAAGAGAACACCGCCGGCTCCCGCTCCGAGCTTAACTACAAACTACTGAGCACGCAACAGGGCAAGTTTCTGCTGGAGGTAAACCCCATCACCGGCAGACCACACCAGATACGGGTGCAGTTGTCTTCCATGCGCTGCCCTATACTAGGCGATCTAAAGTATGGCGCTTCCCAACCGCTTCCAGACAAAAGTATCGCCCTGCACGCCCGCCGGCTGCAGTTTACGCACCCCACGCTAAAGACACAGGTTACAGTAAGTGCCCCGCCCCCTGCCGCGCCCGTGTGGGCCCCGTTCAAGTAA
- the rimM gene encoding ribosome maturation factor RimM (Essential for efficient processing of 16S rRNA) yields the protein MHVDECFLLGYIVKTHGTKGQVVAFFDVDYPEDYEDLESVFLEQKGRLIPFFITTMEPVQKGRFIIKFEDVNTIEQAEALRNTSLYLPLGELPELEEGQFYFHDVIGYQVVDEQHGALGTVKEFYDLPQQQLMVMEYLDQEMLVPVMDEIFLRADHEAKQLHVSLPEGLLEVYTQPSGPDEADDFDAEDTEEEKK from the coding sequence ATGCATGTTGATGAATGCTTCCTATTAGGCTATATCGTCAAGACCCATGGCACCAAGGGGCAGGTGGTCGCGTTTTTTGACGTAGACTACCCCGAAGATTATGAAGATCTGGAATCAGTTTTCCTGGAGCAAAAGGGAAGACTGATTCCTTTTTTTATAACGACCATGGAGCCGGTGCAGAAAGGACGCTTCATTATCAAGTTCGAGGATGTGAACACCATCGAACAGGCCGAGGCGCTGCGCAACACCTCGCTTTACCTGCCGCTTGGAGAGTTACCTGAGTTGGAGGAAGGCCAGTTCTACTTCCACGACGTGATCGGTTATCAGGTGGTAGACGAGCAGCATGGGGCACTGGGTACTGTGAAGGAGTTCTACGACCTGCCGCAGCAGCAGCTGATGGTTATGGAGTACCTGGACCAGGAGATGCTGGTACCGGTGATGGATGAGATCTTCCTGCGTGCCGACCACGAAGCAAAGCAACTGCACGTGAGCCTGCCGGAAGGCCTGCTGGAAGTATACACGCAGCCATCCGGACCCGACGAAGCTGATGACTTTGACGCAGAGGACACTGAGGAGGAGAAAAAATAA